Genomic segment of Streptococcus pneumoniae:
AGTCATCCAAGGGAATAAAGGAGGTTTAAATGACTTAACTGATGCAGATCGCTTGGAGCTGGCTCAGTTTGCTCAAATCACCATCAATGATATGCGCTCACAAATGGGTATTACGTCAAAAGCCCTCATCTCAACAGGCTCCATGAAGATTGCGGATATGGTCGCAAAAGAATACCTAGCAGATGATTGGGATTCTGAAAAAGGGCATGACATTCAGGGCATCATCCGAGTAAAAGATCGTACAGGTCAAAAATTGGACGAAGATTTTTCTCCTGAAGCACATCGTTTTTCTAAAGATTATACGATGGCATCTTTAAAGAGCCAAGTAGCTAGTTTTATCTTCCAAATGATGTTCTATGACTACTCTTCCTCTCAGCACTTCGGGCATGCTATTTCTCTCTTGAACTTAGACTCTAAATTCCGGGATGCTCGTAAAGGGGACCAATACTTTGGCTTGTCTGGTTACACAGGCTCTAAAAACTCTGGCTACCTCTTGGAATTCACAGATGGTCCTGCTAAACCAGAATACGCAGGCACGCCAATCGCGAACCCAATCTCTAAGGAAGCCTTGCAAGAAGCGGTTCGTACAGCAGAAGGGAAATTGACTACGGTACAAAGCAAGCTAGCGCCTGCAGAGGCACTTGTCGCAACTGCTCAAAGTAAATTGCAATCTGCTCAATCTGACCTTCGTACAGCAGAACGCACCCTTGCAAATGCTAAAGCAGTCCCTGTTCAAACTCCAAAAGCCCAAGTAGCTCTTGATACCGCAAAGGCGAATCTTATAACTGCTCAAGCAGCCTTGACAACCGCTCAAGGAGAACTTGCCACTGCTAAAACTGACTTAGCGAAGAAACAAACAGCGTTGACAGAAGCTCAGAAAGCTCTTACTTTGGCAAAAGCGGATGTAGCGACTAGCCGAGCAAATGTGGAGAACAAGAGCCATGCCCTTACTACGGCGCAAGCGACTCTTTCTTCTGCCCAAAAGACAATGGCAGACAAAAAAGCAGCTCTTGCCGACAAACAGGCTGCCCTTACAACGACTCAAAGAGAATTGGCGAAAGCGCAAGATGCCTTGAAAGCTGCACAAGCAACTCTTGCAACAGCGAAAAGCAATGCCCAAAAACTAGCCAACCTTAAAGTGGAACTAGAGGCTCTTCAAAAAGAAGCAGAAACAGCGAAACAAGCATTGGATGCTGCTAAGGGACAAGTGGCTACTCTCACCAAAGAAAAGAACACAGCCCAAAGCAACTACGACAAGGCGGTTAACAACCTAAAAGTCCTAGAAGCTCAGTACAAGGCTTATCAAGACTACCTTGCAGCTAAAGCAGAAGCGGACCGCTTGGAACAAGAACGTTTAGAGGCTGAACGCAAAGCAGAAGAAGCTCGTCAAAAAGCCGAACAAGATGCCAAAGCTAAAGAAGAGGCAGAACGTCTCGCTGCAGAAGCAAAAGCCAAGGCGGAAGCAGAACGCCTAGCACGAGAACAGGCTGAAAAAGCTCGTATCGAGGCTGAGAAAAAAGCGAAGGAAGAAGCGGATCGTCTTGAAGCCGAGCGACTTGCTAAAGAATTGGCAGAGAAAGAGGCAGCCGCTAAAGCGGAAGCGGAACGGATTGCTAAAGAGCAGGCCGAAAAAGAAGCTGCTGCAAAAGCAGAAGCGGAACGTTTAGCACGTGAGAAAGCGGAACAAGAAGCAAAAGCCAAAGCCGAGGCAGAGCGTTTGGAGAAAGAACGTAAAGAAGCAGAGGAAAAGGCAAAAGCTGAAAAAGACGCAGCAGAAAAAGCCCGCTTAGAAGCAGAAGCTAAGGCCAAGGCTGAAGAAGAGGCGAAAGCGAAAGCAGAAGCAGAACGCTTAGCCCGTGAAAAGGAAGAAGCGGAAAAACTAGCCAAAGAACAAGCAGAAAAAGAAAAGGCGGAACAAGAGGCGAATAAAGATAAAGACAAGGAAACTCCTAGTCAACCAGAAGTGAAACCGGACACTCCAAAAGACCCAGTGACTCCTGCTCCAGAAACCAAGCCAGAACCTACTAAACCAGAGGTGCCGACAAAACCAGCTGAACCGGTTGAAAAACCAACCCATAGTGTTGGAGCCCCTGCCTTCCGCGAGGATCTTCCAACCTTTGACCTATCTACCTTAGTGAAGAACGAGGAAGAGACTGAAAAGGAGAAAGAAGGCAAAGAACCAACAGTTCCTGTCGAAACTCCAGCAGCAACACCGAAACCTACCCCTGTACCAGTACTAGCAGGTCATGTAGGGACTAGTTATGGGGTTGGCAGTAGGGTACAAACTCCGTCTTATTCTCGCACAGAAAAATATAGAGAGTTGCCAAAAACAGGTGCAAGAGAAAGTCTAGCTTTGATGGCGCTTGGAACAGTTCTATCAAGTTTAGGACTTGTTGTGAAAAGAAAATATAAATAAAATACTTTAAGATTTGACATACTTAAATGATCGGTAAAAGCTAACATAAGACAAGGAATAGTCATGGATTTTTTAACTCAATTTAAGGAAAAAGCTGTCCAAGTTGGAGGCTTTATGAAAGAAACGACTCAAACAGTGATTTCTGAGCAGCAGAAAAATTCTGAGATAAACCGTAAGAAAAAAGAAATTGCTCAGTTACAAGAGAAGATTGATGATTTGTATCGTCTGATTGGTATTCAATATATTCAAAATTTTTATGATGAATCTTCTGAAGAAACAGTTTTTAGAGATGAATTAGAGCGTATTAAAGATTTTTATCATAAACAATTGCAGCTACAAAGGGAAATTGATTTAGATTTTAGTGATAGTAGAGAATGTCAGTGCGGTGAACAGGTTTCTTTGTTGCATTTATTTTGCCCTTACTGTGGGAAAACATTGAAAAAGGACATGTGATATGGATAAGTATGTATTACAGAAAAAATGTTTTTCTTGTTTTAAAGATATTGGTATTGGCTGGACTTTTTGTGCAAATTGTGGCGAAATGGTTAATAACACTGGTTCTAAGATCACTTTATCTGCCTCAATTAATGATTTATTTGATCATGAGGATGTGCAAACAAAGCCCACATTTCAATCAAAATCAAGTATCTTTAATAAATTTACCGAGAAGGTCAAAACAACCGTTTCTCATCAACTAGATAAGGGAGACGAAGTTTTAGTTTCAAATATTTCTCCATTCATGTTCATTCTATCGAAAAATGGAGTGGAGACACAAAAAATTGACGATATCTTTTTGTCGGATAGGAAAGGTACGATCGGAAAAGATCTTAGAGGATATTACTATTGTAATATTCATCACCCCGTGACCATTAATGCAACAGTATTACCACAAGGGGAAAAGCATTATTTTGTAAATGGCGACCATTTGAAAATTGTAGACACTATTTACATCTTCAGTATAATGAATCAAGAGAAAGTCGAGTGGCAAATAGTTGATATGACTAGTGATTTAGCTCAAGAGTTAATTCCCGAACAGATTGATATTGATGAAAAAGGGAATATTTTTGTGATGCCAACTGCTTTGGATCAGGTAACTATCAATAAAGTATCTAGGAACGAAAAAACTAGATTGAAACCTGATGATTTATTATCTTATAATCATAGACTATTTTTACTTATGGAAGATAAATTGATTTTTCAAGCTCCTCTGAAAGATAGTGAAACAGAGACTATCATGGAAAATGTCTATGCGCAGGGTATTGATAGCCATTTAGACGTTCATATAAGAGAACGTAGAGCGGGTACTAAGCTCTTGCTATCAGATATTCAGTTTTCAGTATCACCTGGAGAAATGGTTTTAATCCTAGGTGGTTCTGGAGCAGGAAAAACTACACTAATTAATGCGATTATGGGTAGTGAAAAAGCAGATGCCACTATTTTATTAGGAAATAAGAATATCTATAATGATTTTGAGCAAGTGAAGCGAATGATTGCTAATGTACCTCAATTTAGCCTACATCGAGAAAAAGATACAGTTTACATGACCATTAAGAATGCTGCTGAGATGAAACTCATTAGAGATTTTGTTAGAGATGATGTACTGCTAAAAGAAAAGATTGATTCTGTTTTAGACACGGTTAGTCTATCTAAAAAGAGAGACAGCCTCGTGTCGGAATTGAGTGGTGGGGAGAAGAAAAGGCTTAGTATTGCGACAGAATATATTTCAGATCCACTTGTTTTTATACTAGACGAGCCAGATTCTGGAGTAGATGGTAGCAATGCTCGTTCTATTATGTCTAGTCTTCGAAATATTGCTAATCAAGGTAAAATCATTTTAGTCATTTCTCATAATCCAGATCGAACACCTTCGGATTTTGATAAAGTTGTAGTTCTAGCTAAAAGTGAGCAGGAATCCTGTGGGAAACTGGCTTTTTATGGTTCAGTCGAAGATACGCTTGCCTTTTTTGAAACAGATCAGTTAGAGTTGGTTGTTGCAGAAATAGAGAGAAGACCTGATTACTATATAAATAAGTATGCTGATTTTCTTTCAAAATAGTAAAGGAGATATTTATGAACTATGCATCACATAGAGAGCAAATTTTAGTTTATTTAGGAAAATTTAAGAGAGGATTCGTTCATACAAAAGGATGGACAACTTTTATCAGTGCTTTAGTAATTTCTTTAATTGCGTGTCTTGTATCAGGTGAAGAGGGATTTTCACGAGGGATTATATCATCTAAGATTGATCAGACATCCTTTATTGTTACTTGTGCTTGTATTTGGATAGGTTTATTTAATTCTATTACCTTAATTTGTCAAGAGCGTGATATTGTTAAGCACGAATATCGGAGTGGAATGAAACTATCTGCGTATATTGCCGCACATATGATTTTTCAAGCTTTGATTGTTTTGGTTGAGGCTTTAATAGTTACAGGAATTATTCTTTTGTTCTATAAATCAGATATTGATTCTCTTGAAAGATTTGGTAGTTTTGTTATTTTTAGATATGTTGCTTATTTTTTGACTATTTTTTTAACGATTTATGCAGCGGATGCTTTAGGGCTTTTATTGTCTTCGATTGTTAAAAATATAGAGCAAGCTATGGTAATCATGCCGTTCACACTTCTTTTACAATTTCTATTTTCAGGTCAGATTGAATTAGAAGGGCTACTAGCAGTATTAACGAATGCAACAATCAGCCGTTTTAGTTTAGATGGTTTACTGTATCTAGCTAGTTCTAAAAATAAGTTGGAAACAGATTTTGTAGGAATAGCTGGTGGAGATCCATATCCAATTTTCTTTTGCTGCCTAGTTCTAATCATTTTTTCAGTCGGTTTTTCATATCTCTCAATGAAACGTTTGAAATCTGTTGAACATGATACACGTGATTAAAGAATAGGATAAGAATAGGTGAAAATTTTTAAAGTCAATTGATATTCAACATGTTTGATAGTTTGAATGAAAGATTGAAGCACGATAAATTTAACTAATTAATTTGACAAACTATAAAGATTGATATAAAATATAATCACAAGCACTCCTTTTGCTCCCTGTTTCATAGCAACTGGAGTCATTTTTTTATAGAAGGAAGATAAAAATGTCATCATCAGATAGGCGTGTGCAATTATCTAAGGATTTGAATGGAGAAATGAAAGCATTTTTCCCTCTCGATTCCTTGATTACACATTTATCAGAAAAATTAGCAATGAGCGAAAAGGAAATTGAGTTGGCTCAGGATTTTCTACGTTGCTATAATTATTACTCCTTTTCTGTATTTGTGAAGCAAGTACCGAATAACATATTAGCAGGCAAGTTTCAAGCAGCAGTTACCTTATATGAATTTAATGAATGGTTGTCTCATTCTCTTTTTAATTTTTCTGGAAGATTAGAGCAGTTCATAAAAGCAACTTTTATTGAGTCACTGTGTGGTCAATATACCGGAGACTATCAAAAAGGAGAATGTTATTTGGATGAATCTATTTATGAAACAGAAGCATTGTATCAAGAATTTATTGAAATCATAGAAAAACATTTGTCTGAAAACCAAAGTCTTTCCATTCAACATCATATTTCTAATAAAAATTCGAAATTCCCTATTTGGGTTTTGTTTCAAGAAATGACTTTTGGAGAGACAACTCGTTTCATCAGTTCTTTAAAGAAGGATTTTCGAGAACAATGGATAGAGTCTGCTTTCCTTTCTAAAAATATTATCAATCCCAAAATTCACGGAGAGGAGATTAAGAGTAAGTTATTTGGCTGGGTATCTGCTGTTTGGTATATGAGAAATAGAACTGCTCATCATTTACGTCTTTATGGACAAAATTTTACAGTAGCCACACCAAGTTTCTTTTCAAGTGATTTAAGGAAAATAAATAGAAATGCTATGGTTAAAAAGCAGAAAACCCATAATAAAGATTTATTTGCTTATCTATTAGCAATGAAAAATTTGATTCAGTATCATTCTGCTATTTTTATTCAAGATTGGAATCATTTTTTGATAACATTAGAGGCTAATATGATAGGAAATCCTGCTATCATATTGGCTAGTAAAATTGGTTTTCCAAGTAATTGGAAACAAGTTTTATGGATTGATGAGTAGCAGATAGCAAAATAATAGTAGAAAGCAAGAGCTGTTAAAGTAGCTCTTGCTTTTTTATGACAAACGAAGTTTTAAATTTTATTTTTCTGGCATACTTCATTTGTAATAATCAGTTTCTAAAAAAGCCATTAACAAATATGTTAATGACTTTTTTTGATGTCTTTTTAGAAATTTGATGATTGCAAATTTATTAATCAAGAAAGATATTGTTATGAATCAAGCCAGAAAAAATATTCAAAAAAAGAATTCAGAAATAGTAGCAATACTTAATGCTCCTACTCTAAATGAGTTAGTTAGTATTAAAGCAAGTCAAGCCCCAAATAGAATAAATCCGTTACTAAACGATGAAGCTACTTTTGAACTTAAAACAGGATTATTATTCGTTGAAAATTATTTGAATCAGCATTGTTTCAAAGTTTGTGTAATGAAAATGCTCGACTTTTTGACGATTAAATTAGCAGAAAAGAATCAATATAAAGTTAGTGAAAAAAAAAAGATAAATCCAAACATTCAATTTTCAATAGAAGAATATGCAATTCTTTTAGGAAAGGTAAATCCTCGAAGCGCCTCTACAAAGAAAAATGTTCGAAGAGTTATTAATCAAACGTTAGATATAATTTATAATTTCTCTTTGGAAACTGAGGAAAAAAGAGGTGCTGAGATAGTTCGTTTTAAAAAGATGCGAATCTGTCAAAGTTATGAATGTGAAAATAGTGTATTTACGTTTACATTTACAGAAATATTTGCAAGATATTTATTGAGCGCTTACATTATGCAGTATCCAATTTCACTATTGAAGTTAGATGAACGTAACAGTAATGCTTATGTTATCGGCCGAAAACTAGCCTTACATCAAAGTATATCTAATAATATAAAAAAAGGAACACATAAAATTATTAGCGTTGAAAGTTTGTTGAACATAGCGCCCGATATTCCTAATATTGAAACCGTTAGAATAGGAAACGGAGCGTGGACGGAAAGAATTGCAGATAAGTTAGAAAAAGTACTAGATCTTTTAGTGGAACATAAGATTATTGAAAAGTGGAATTATTGTAATTCAAAAGGTTTAGAACTATCTGATGAACAGCTTGACAATTTTGGAAGTTATCACATATTTAAAGAGTCAAAGATTAAGTTTTCATTGTATGGGTTGGCTAGCTTTGATTAGTAGTGGGGTATATTTAGTTAGGAAATGGGGTAACTGTGATGAGGTATAGGGGTAACTTTAATGAGGTAAAAAAATTTTTAATGCTTGTTGCAGCTGCATTTATAGGCACTCAAAAATTTCAATACTAATAATATTATTAATGACCATTGCCACCAAATTTGAAAATTTGGTGACATGCTAAAATATATCCTGTAAAATAAAAAGCCGGTTTTTATTTTACAGGGAAGGAGCAATTGGATGGTTATTGATCAAATAAAAGATAAACTCGTAAACTATGTAGAAGGATTAACAGAGCATAGTTTTAAGGGGAATAGAAAAGGGTATACTTGCCCTTCATGTGGCAGTGGTACTGGAAAGAATAAGACTGGTGCCTTCGCGATACAGAACGATGGTAGACGATGGAAATGTTTTTCATGTGGTAATAGCGGAGATATCTTTGACTTGATTGGACTGGTAGAAGGACTTGATGATTTTCCAAGCAGGTTGAAACGTGCAAGTGAACTTTTTAATATAGATATTTCTGAACATGATTCGAATCAATTTATAAAAAAAGAAAGAGGTAAAGTAATGAATGAGAAAGTGTTAATGAAAGAAAATGAACAAGTTGATTATACAAAATTTTATAAAGAAGCACATAGTCGTATTTCAGAAACAGATTATGCAAAAAAACGTGGATTGAGTGATGAGATATTGAACAAGTTTTTGATTGGCTATGATTCAAATTGGAAACATCCGAATGTGAAAAAAGAAGTATCTGGAAGCCCGCGTTTGATAATACCGACAAGTAAAACAAGTTACTTTGCACGAGATGTTCGAAATGTAATACCGGAATTTCAACAACCTTATATAAAAAGTAAGGTGGGTGGTAACAATTTATTTAATGTTAAAGTATTGAATCAACAGCTTGAACAACCGATTTTTGTTGTCGAAGGAGAGATAGATGCTCTTAGCATAATGGAAGTAGGTGGAGTAGCTGTAGCTTTAGGAAGCACTAGCAATGTAAACAAATTCATGGATGCAGTAACGAAAGTAAAACTTCAACGTCCACTAATTCTAGCGCTTGATAATGATGTTAAAGGACGAGAAACAACTGAAATATTGGCAAAACATTTGACAGAAAAAAATATTAGTTTTATTGTTGCAAATCTTATGACACAAGATATAAAAGATCCGAATGAGATGCTTGTAAAAAATAGAGAACTGTTTACAACATTTGTTATAGAAGCAATAAACAGTGCAAAAACTGAGAAAGAGAAGTATCTTGATTTAGCAACAAAGCATTTTATTCAAGATTTTATGGACGGTGTTGCAGAGAGTACAAATACACCATTTATTCCTACAGGATTTGATGAAATTGATAATTTACTAGATGGAGGATTATACGAAGGCTTGTATGTCGTTGGTGCGATTTCGTCACTTGGAAAGACTACACTCGTAACTCAAATAGCGGATCAAATAGCAGAGCAGGGCTACGATGTCTTAATTTTTAGTCTTGAAATGGCTCGTAGCGAAATTATGGCTAAAAGTATCAGTCGTCATACTGTAAAAGAAATACTTAATGTTGGAGGCGATATGAGAAACGCTAAGACTGTTAGAGGTATCACAGTAGGAAGCAAGTATGCCAATTATAGCAAGATAGAACGTGAACTGATTAGTTCTGCTGTTGGAAAATATGGTGATTATGCGAAGCATCTTTTTATTATTGAAGGTATTGGTAACATAGGTGTTAATGAAATTAGAGATACTGTTACTAAACACTACAATTTCACTGGAAATAGGCCAATTGTCATAGTTGACTATTTGCAAATCCTTGCTCCATTGAATGAAAGAGCCACCGATAAGCAAAATACGGATAGAGCTGTATTAGAATTAAAACGAATCAGTCGAGACTTTAAAATACCTCTAATTGCCATTTCGAGTTTTAATCGTGAAAATTATACAAGTCCTGTAAGTATGCAGTCGTTTAAGGAAAGTGGAGCTATTGAATATTCCAGTGATGTTTTAATGGGATTGCAATTTAAAGGAGTAGGAGAATCAAGCTTTGATGTTAATGATGCAAAGGCGCAACATCCTCGGGAAATAGAAGTAGTTGTTCTAAAAAATCGCAATGGACGAACAGGAACCAAGATGGAACTTGAATTTTATTCTATGTTCAACTATTTTCATGAAAGGAGAGCGCGATGAATTTTGATTTTTCGAAACTTGAAGCTTTGTCAGAAACTAAAAAAGCTAGCAAGCGTAGTGAAGCTCAATTAGATTCTAAATTTACAGTTGAAAGTAGTTTATTCGATTTACAACATGATGCAGATATAAGAAAGATTCAACTAGAGAGGGCTTTGAAAATAAATCGAGAGTATTTGAAAAATAAAGTTGATAGTGCTTCCCACATTGCTGAAATTATAAAAGGTCTGCAAGAAGGTATCAGCATTTATCATTTATTTTTGAAAGCCATGTCATCACTTTCAATACTTACTAATGATAGTAATTTATATGAACAGACTAGATCTACATTGATGACAGTTCATGGATTTGGCCTTAAGTTAGATGATGCTAAAGAATTAGAATATGACGAAGTATTAGAACGCTTGAGAAAACTAAAACTAGCATATTCAAAAGAAGTAAATTTAAAAGATAGAATGAGAATTGAAAATGCTATTAAAAGACATGAAATGATGTTGAAACATTTATCGGAATAAGGAGGTAAGTATGAAGACAGTTAGACATCAAAATTTAATGGATATTGGATTTCCTGAACATACTGCACGTGATATTATTAAACAAGCTAAAGCGATTGCTGTCCAAGAATTTAAAGATGCTAGAGCTTTTTCGGATAATATGATACAATTAAATAAATCGCCTTTTGAGAATGTAAGATTAGATCTTGCTCCTAGATATATAGTGGAGAAATTACTTGGTTTTGAGTTGCTTTCAACTAGAGAGGAACAAGAAAATGAGTAAAAAATATAGAGGTATAAGACGAAATAATCAGGGAAAGATCTTTTATGAGATTGAAGTTGGAACAGATCCCAAAACGGGAAAACGTATTCGAAAAAAATCGTATAAGGACCAATTTGGCAATGATTTCAAGACTGAAAAACAAGCATTTGATGAAGCTTGTCGCATTCGCACAGAAATAAATATATCAAAGTACAGTCAGTCTAATGATGACTATGAAGATAAAAATATCACGTTCAGGCAATTTATGGAAGAGGTATATTTACCATATTATAAAAAGTCAGTACAAATGGTGACATATCGAACTGCTACACCACAATATCAAACATTTATTGATAGATTTGGTAGCAAGAAATTGTCAGAAATAACTGTCCGTGATTGTGAACGGTATCGTCTTGAATTAATTGACAGATATTCTCCTAATTATGCCAAAGGTCTATGGTGTAAATTTAAGCAGTGCTTACGCTATGCAGAAAGATTGGAGTATATTGATAAAGTTCCTTGTGAAAATTTGGATAATCCTAGAGGAGAGAGACCAGAAACGACATTTTGGCGACTAGATGAATTGCAGAAGGTATTAGATACTTTTGATTTATCGAATTATGAAGAACGTCAATACTATACAGCAACGTGGCTATATTTCATGACGGGAATGCGTGTTTCAGAAGGTCTAAGTCTCCAGTGGTCTGACATTGATTTCGATAAACAAATTATTCATATTTGTTCAACTCTTGAGTATAAGGGGAATGGACAATATGTAAGAAAAGAGCAAACCAAGACTCGTGCAGGTATGCGGTTCATTGAAATTGATGATGAAACAATTAAGGTTTTGAAAAGTTGGAGATCAGTTCAAGTATATAGCTCTGATGATGATTATGTACTTGCTAGATTTTCTAGTCCAATGGATAAAAGCACATTAAGTCGCATGTTGAAGCGTCATGCACTTAAAGCAAATGTACCCATTATTACTGGTAAAGGTTTAAGACATAGTCACGATTCGTTTATGATAAATGTTCTGAAAAAAGATGTTTTATATGTATCCGCTCGATCAGGTCGTACAGATAAGGCAACTACATTGAACACATATTCTCACTTATATGATCGTGAAAGAGTTAGTGGTGGAAAAGAAATCACAAAGGTATTGCAGGATGTCGGACTACTAGCAACTTCCCGCCAATTCCCCGCCAACGAAAATGCATCTATGTAAAACGTTGGTACTAAAGCAATTATAGACATAGCGCAATTCTTACTCTTAAATAATCAATTATTGATTACTTAGAATTGAAATCCTAAATTTATAGTCTTTTCGTTTAGTTAAGGTGATTATAAAATCGGAAACTTTCATTTAAGGCACTCCCACAGAATACTGTGGGGGTGTTTATTATACCTTCAAGCTAGTTTTTCTGGAAGTGAAAGATACGAAAACTATCAGCTAAGCTGATGGCTATTAGAGAGCTTCTAACTGTCATTTATTTGAAAGAATAAGGAAATAAAGAAGTTTCTCTATTAAGTTCAATCAAGTTTCATAGTCACGCTTAAAACCGCTACTGTAAGCAGTAGCGGTTTTTTGGTCTTTCTACGAATAAAGTAGTAAGGAGGTTTTTATGTATAGTATTTCATTAAAAGAAGACTCTATTTTGCCGCGAGAGCGTCTGGTCGAGCAGGGGCCAGAAGCATTGAACAATCAAGAATTATTAGCTATTTTGTTGCGAACAGGGAATCGAAAAGAAACAGTTTTTCAAATTTCCCAACAATTACTGACTCGTTTATCTAGTTTAGCAGATTTGCGTATGATGAGCCTACAAGAGCTCAAAAACATCCCTGGGATTGGTCCTATTAAGGCCATTGAATTGCAGGCTATGATGGAGCTAGGACGGCGGATTTGCAAGGCAGAGATGATTGAGAAGGAGCAGATTGTTAGTAGTAAAGCCCTAGCTTTGAAAATGCAGCAGGAGTTGGGCTATAAAAAGCAAGAACATCTGGTTGCCTTATATCTGAATCCTCAAAATCGAATTATTCATCAACAGACGATTTTTATCGGGAGTGCGACACGGAGTTTGGCAGAGCCAAGAGAA
This window contains:
- the radC gene encoding DNA repair protein RadC, with the protein product MYSISLKEDSILPRERLVEQGPEALNNQELLAILLRTGNRKETVFQISQQLLTRLSSLADLRMMSLQELKNIPGIGPIKAIELQAMMELGRRICKAEMIEKEQIVSSKALALKMQQELGYKKQEHLVALYLNPQNRIIHQQTIFIGSATRSLAEPREILHYAIKHMATSVILVHNHPSGSVKPSQNDNDVTRHVKKACDMMGIILLDHLIVADKLYYSYREETDLL
- a CDS encoding tyrosine-type recombinase/integrase, with protein sequence MSKKYRGIRRNNQGKIFYEIEVGTDPKTGKRIRKKSYKDQFGNDFKTEKQAFDEACRIRTEINISKYSQSNDDYEDKNITFRQFMEEVYLPYYKKSVQMVTYRTATPQYQTFIDRFGSKKLSEITVRDCERYRLELIDRYSPNYAKGLWCKFKQCLRYAERLEYIDKVPCENLDNPRGERPETTFWRLDELQKVLDTFDLSNYEERQYYTATWLYFMTGMRVSEGLSLQWSDIDFDKQIIHICSTLEYKGNGQYVRKEQTKTRAGMRFIEIDDETIKVLKSWRSVQVYSSDDDYVLARFSSPMDKSTLSRMLKRHALKANVPIITGKGLRHSHDSFMINVLKKDVLYVSARSGRTDKATTLNTYSHLYDRERVSGGKEITKVLQDVGLLATSRQFPANENASM
- a CDS encoding DnaB-like helicase C-terminal domain-containing protein; translated protein: MVIDQIKDKLVNYVEGLTEHSFKGNRKGYTCPSCGSGTGKNKTGAFAIQNDGRRWKCFSCGNSGDIFDLIGLVEGLDDFPSRLKRASELFNIDISEHDSNQFIKKERGKVMNEKVLMKENEQVDYTKFYKEAHSRISETDYAKKRGLSDEILNKFLIGYDSNWKHPNVKKEVSGSPRLIIPTSKTSYFARDVRNVIPEFQQPYIKSKVGGNNLFNVKVLNQQLEQPIFVVEGEIDALSIMEVGGVAVALGSTSNVNKFMDAVTKVKLQRPLILALDNDVKGRETTEILAKHLTEKNISFIVANLMTQDIKDPNEMLVKNRELFTTFVIEAINSAKTEKEKYLDLATKHFIQDFMDGVAESTNTPFIPTGFDEIDNLLDGGLYEGLYVVGAISSLGKTTLVTQIADQIAEQGYDVLIFSLEMARSEIMAKSISRHTVKEILNVGGDMRNAKTVRGITVGSKYANYSKIERELISSAVGKYGDYAKHLFIIEGIGNIGVNEIRDTVTKHYNFTGNRPIVIVDYLQILAPLNERATDKQNTDRAVLELKRISRDFKIPLIAISSFNRENYTSPVSMQSFKESGAIEYSSDVLMGLQFKGVGESSFDVNDAKAQHPREIEVVVLKNRNGRTGTKMELEFYSMFNYFHERRAR
- a CDS encoding DUF3173 family protein, with amino-acid sequence MKTVRHQNLMDIGFPEHTARDIIKQAKAIAVQEFKDARAFSDNMIQLNKSPFENVRLDLAPRYIVEKLLGFELLSTREEQENE